The DNA window CGCCCCTGCTGCAAGATGGCCATCCGATCTGCCAGGGCAAAACCGATCGACAGGTTATGAGTAGCCAGCAATGTCGTGGTACCCGCTATTTTTGAGGCCATGAGGAATTCCTCCAGTAGCTTCGACGCCTGGAGGTCGAGGTTTGTGAAGGGCTCGTCAAGCAGTAGAATCTTCGGCTCACGGAGCATCAGTTTTGCGAGCGCAAGACGCCGCTTCATCCCGCTGGAGAAAGTCCTGACCCGAGCTGCCGCCGCTCCCTCCAGTCCAACCTTCGCCAGAACCTCCGATATGCGTTCGGCGGGACGATCTAGTCCCAGCATGGTCGCCGCAAACAGGAGGTTTTCACGCCCGGTCAGGGCCTCATACAGTTGGTGACCGTGGGCAAGAACACCGACAACCCGCCTTACGCCGTCGCCATTTCTGCTTACATCGAACCCAGCGACCTGCGCTGATCCGGCAGTGGGCCGCACCAGTCCGGCCAGGATTCTCAGCAGGGTGCTCTTCCCCGCTCCGTTCGGGCCAAACAGAGCCAGAACCTCCCCTTGGGCAACCCGAAGGTCAATGCCCCGCAGGGCCGGATACGCGCCGAACCACTTAACCAAACCCCTGGTCTCGACGGCAGCCGTCACCCCAGGAAGCCCCCCTGCTCCGTCAGTCCTCGCCATTCAAGATCCTGAGAATGCGAGGCCCAGCACCATCGCGGACTCCGTTATCCAAGATGCCACATCCCAACCGCGGATTCACGCAGATGGCGAGCATGCAGTCGAATAGACGTTCGCGCCCTGTTCTCAAAACACATTTAGTCTAGCAGAGATTGCATGGAGGAACAACCCAAAAGGGGGCGAGCTGAGGACCGCCTATAGTCGCCTTGGCCTCATCTTCTCCAGACCTACGAGGGTCTTACCGGACTGCAATAGACTGATAAACTGCTCTATTAACCTGGGGTCGCATGAGCCTTTCTCCGATGCCTGCCGCATAATTGAGAAGGCTTGGTG is part of the Candidatus Methylomirabilota bacterium genome and encodes:
- the ccmA gene encoding heme ABC exporter ATP-binding protein CcmA, which codes for MARTDGAGGLPGVTAAVETRGLVKWFGAYPALRGIDLRVAQGEVLALFGPNGAGKSTLLRILAGLVRPTAGSAQVAGFDVSRNGDGVRRVVGVLAHGHQLYEALTGRENLLFAATMLGLDRPAERISEVLAKVGLEGAAAARVRTFSSGMKRRLALAKLMLREPKILLLDEPFTNLDLQASKLLEEFLMASKIAGTTTLLATHNLSIGFALADRMAILQQGR